A single Bufo bufo chromosome 6, aBufBuf1.1, whole genome shotgun sequence DNA region contains:
- the HABP2 gene encoding hyaluronan-binding protein 2 produces the protein MRPCKKETCGQGDCVLKKHAPYHKCRCHYPYHGPSCSAVETVCTHNPCRNGGTCLVKPLNKFVCICPKSFRGKFCEIASSNCYRNDGFRYRGQVGQTEDGHRCLPWDSYHLAGESVNAFVPDIWLRGIGEHNFCRNPDGAERPWCYYQDKDEALKWDLCEVPACSAVLHHNVSPTPKPSNSTAQPMTTINASAPFSTCGLRELPSKIKGRIIGGKRTQPGMHPWLASLQLKIRVGKLNTGHLCGGTLIAECWILTAAHCVKSVSQPRLWRVLLGKVDLHKNETFEQIFDVEKIIIHENYREEIYSLHNDIALMKLKKSEGKCTRETRNVKTACLPDREFLPGKVCQIAGWGMTEKGQTAHLLEASVQVISETNCSDAKSYGKLIDRSMLCAGVPDGGVDACQGDSGGPLACEREGQTQVAGVVSWGENCGVKDKPGVYAHVYRFLPWIEKSMKSNA, from the exons ATGCGGCCGTGTAAGAAGGAGACCTGCGGACAGGGCGACTGTGTCCTGAAGAAGCATGCTCCCTATCACAAGTGCCGCTGTCACTACCCATACCACGGACCTTCGTGCAGCGCAG TTGAGACTGTTTGCACCCACAACCCCTGCAGGAACGGAGGAACCTGCCTGGTGAAGCCTCTCAATAAGTTTGTCTGCATCTGTCCGAAGAGCTTCAGAGGGAAGTTCTGTGAGATTG CCTCCAGCAACTGCTACAGGAACGATGGGTTTCGATACCGCGGTCAGGTCGGCCAGACTGAGGACGGCCACCGCTGCCTGCCCTGGGACTCCTACCACCTGGCCGGGGAGAGCGTCAACGCCTTTGTGCCTGACATATGGCTGCGTGGGATCGGGGAGCACAATTTCTGCAG AAACCCGGATGGTGCAGAGAGGCCGTGGTGCTACTATCAGGATAAGGACGAGGCGCTGAAATGGGACCTTTGTGAGGTTCCTGCCTGTTCAGCGG TTCTCCATCACAATGTGTCCCCTACACCGAAGCCATCAAACTCCACCGCACAGCCCATGACCACCATCAACGCCAGCGCTCCGTTCTCCACATGTGGCCTCAGAGAGTTGCCCTCTAAGATTAAGGGAAGGATCATTGGTGGCAAAAGGACCCAGCCGGGCATGCACCCGTGGTTGGCATCACTGCAGCTGAAGATAAGAGTTGGAAAGTTGAACACCGGGCATCTCTGCGGCGGCACTTTAATTGCGGAGTGTTGGATCCTGACAGCTGCACATTGTGTGAAATCCGT GTCCCAGCCAAGGCTGTGGAGAGTGTTGCTGGGTAAGGTGGATCTCCACAAGAACGAGACATTTGAGCAAATATTTGACGTGGAGAAGATTATTATACATGAGAATTATCGGGAGGAAATCTACAGTCTGCACAACGACATCG CTCTTATGAAACTAAAGAAATCCGAAGGCAAGTGCACCAGGGAGACGCGAAACGTGAAGACGGCGTGCTTACCCGATCGCGAGTTCCTACCAGGAAAAGTCTGTCAGATTGCTGGATGGGGGATGACAGAAAAAG GTCAAACCGCCCATCTTCTTGAAGCTTCTGTCCAGGTGATCTCTGAAACCAATTGCTCCGATGCTAAATCTTATGGAAAACTAATTGACCGCAGTATGCTCTGCGCAGGAGTCCCTGACGGGGGAGTGGACGCCTGCCAG ggtgactcggggggtccCCTCGCCTGTGAACGTGAAGGTCAGACACAAGTGGCCGGAGTCGTTAGCTGGGGAGAGAACTGCGGAGTGAAGGACAAGCCCGGGGTCTACGCACACGTCTATAGATTTCTACCATGGATTGAAAAAAGCATGAAATCCAACGCCTGA